The following is a genomic window from Amycolatopsis acidiphila.
CCGCGCGACCGAGTGCAGCCAGCCGAGGACGCCTGCCCGCTCGGCGGTGTCCTCGGGCAGCTCGGGCACGCCCAGCTCGCGCAGCGTCCGCTCGACGAAGGTCTTGTGCTCGTCGGGGATCAGCTTGGTCAGGTCGACCTGGGTGCCCTCGGTGGGGATCTTCGCGGGCATCACGATGTCCACGCCGTAGGGCTTGCCGCCGGTGTTCGCGTCCATCCAGTCGAGCACGGCGTCGAGCTCGCCGGCCTCGTTGAACCGGACGCAGCCGAGCACCCCGAGCCCGCCTGCCCTGCTGATCGCGGCGGCCACGTGCTCCGAGGGGGTGAAGCCGACGATGGGGTGCTCGATGCCGAGCGTGTCGCACAGCGCGGTGCGCATGAAGCCTCCTACTGGACGGGCTGGTGTTCGGCCGCGTAACGCTGCGCCCATGGATAGTCCGGTTTACCACTGGGCAGCCGCCCGATTTGTTCGGCGATCCAGATCGTGCGCGGCACTTTGTAGCCGGCGATCTCGGTGCGGACGTGCGCCTCGATCGCGGCGAGGTCGGGCCGCTGACCCGGCCGGGTCTCGATGATCGCGGCGACCCGCTGCCCGAGCCGCTCGTCCGGGACGCCGATGACGAGCGCGTCGAACACGTCGGGATGCGACTTCAGCGCGCCCTCGACCTCCTCCGGGAAGACCTTCTCGCCGCCGGTGTTGACGCACTGCGAGCCGCGGCCCAGCAGGGTGACCGTGCCGTCCTCCTCGTAGCGCGCGTAGTCGCCGGGCACGACGTAGCGGGCCCCATCGGCCTCCACGAAGATCGCCTCGGTCTTCTCGGGGTCACGGTAGTAGCCCAGCGGCACGTGCCCGCTACGGGCGATGCGCCCGGTGACACCGGGTTCCCTTGGCAGCACCCGGTTTTCGTCGTCGAGCAGGACCGCGTCCTTGCCGAAGTTGACCCGCGGGCCCGCCGAGTGGTCGGCGTCCTTGGCGACCATGCCCATGCCGGTGAAGCCGCTCTCCGACGAGCCGATCGCGTCGGTCAGCACGACGTTCGGGAACGTCCTGAGGTACTCCTGCTTGACCGACTGGGAGAACAGCGCGGCGTGGCTGGACACCGCGACGAGCGACGATGCGTCGTAGCCGCCGCGGTGGTAGGCCTCGATGAGCGGGCGGGCCATCGCGTCGCCCACGATGGTGAGCACGTGCACCTTGTGCTCGGCCACCTGGCGCCAGATCTCGTCCGCGTCGAACTGCGGCACGAACACGACCGTCCCGCCGCCGAAGAGCGCGCCGAATGCGGCCCACTGCGCGGCACCGTGGATCAGCGGCGCGGCGGGAAGCCGGACGAGCGCGCCGTTCTTGCCGTTCTCCGCGAGCGTCCACTCGTCCGGGACGTACTCGCCGGTGACGAAGTCGATGCCGCCGCCCAGCGCGCGCCAGACGTCCTCGTGCCGCCAGACCACACCCTTCGGGTAGCCCGTGGTGCCGCCGGTGTAGAGCATGTAGATGTCGTCGGAGCTGCGCTCGCCGAAGTCGCGCTCGTCGGAGCTCTGCGCGAGCGCGGTCTCGTAGGCGACGCCGTCGAAGGGCATCCCGCTGTCGTCCTCGATGACTACAACGTGTTTCAGTTTCGGCACGTCCGGCAGGACGTCCGCCACCTTGTCGGCATAACGCTGCTCGTGCACCAGCGCGACGAGGTCCGCGTTGGTGAACAAGTACTTCAGCTCGCCCTGCACGTAGCGGTAGTTGACGTTGATCGCGATGGCGCGCAACTTGTACGCCGCGTACATCACCTCGGTCATTTCGATCGAGTTTCGCGAGTACACGCCGATGTGATCCCCCTTGCCGACCCCCGAGGCGGCGAGGTGGTGGGCGAGCCGGTTGGCACGGCGGTCCAGTTCCGCGTAGGTGACCTGACGACCGCCGCACACGACCGCGGGGCGATCCGGCACGGCGTCGACGGCGTGCTCGAGGAGATCCGCGATGTTGTAAGCCACTCAGCCAAAGTAGAACATGTTATTGTTTTGGGCAATGGCCCGTGGAGGTACGGATGGCTGAACCGCACGCACTGGTGGAACAACGCGGACACACGCTCGTGGTGACGATGAACCGGCCGGAGGCCCGCAACGCGATCACCGGCGAGATGATGGCGATCATGGTCGAGGCGTGGGACCGGGTCGACGAGGACCCGTCCGTGCGGTCCTGCGTGCTGACCGGCGCCGGTGGCGCGTTCTGCGCCGGCGCGGACCTCAAGTCCATGGCGCGGCACTCCCCCGCCGACTCCTACGAGCAGGGCACGTTCGACCCGGGCCGGATCGAGGGCCTGCTCAAGGGGCGGCGGCTGACCAAACCGCTCATCGCCGCGGTCGAGGGCCCGGCGATCGCGGGCGGGACGGAGATCCTGCAGGGCACGGACATCCGGATCGCCGGGGAGAGCGCGAAGTTCGGGGTGTCGGAGGCACGCTGGGGCCTGTTCCCGATGGGCGGTTCGGCGGTGCGGCTGCCGCGGCAGATCCCGTACACGGTGGCCGCGGAGATCCTGCTGACCGGACGGCACGTCACCGCCGCGGAGGCGAAGGAGATCGGGCTCATCGGACACGTGGTGCCCGACGGGACTGCGCTGTCGAAGGCGCTGGAGATCGCCGACCGGATCGCGGAGAACGGGCCGCTGGCCGTCCAGGCGATCCTGCGCACGATCCGGGACACCGAGGGCCTGCACGAGGTGGAGGCCTTCAAGCTGGAGGCACAGTACGGGCTGAAGGTCTTCCAGTCCGCCGACGCGAAGGAAGGCCCGCGCGCCTTCGCGGAGAAGCGCAAGCCGCGGTTCGAGGGCAAGTAAACCACGCACACGTACGTCCGCCGGAGCAGCATGCCCCCGAGGGGATCTGGCGGCTCTGGTTCCGCAACAACAAATGGGTGGGTTCTTTCGGCAGGACGGGCGGGTGTGGCGGTCGGGGACCATTGCAGCCGGGACAGGACGGCTACCACCAGCAGTGCTGTCATAGCCGGGTTGTCGGCAAACTGAACGGTCACGAGGAAGTCAGGATGCTGTTCTTCAACCCATCGACCTGGCAAAGTTCAAAGTCATCCCGCGGATCCTCGTACACTCTCTTCGCGATACCGATTTTAGCGAGGTGGCATTGTTCCACCAATTCGGTATCAAATCCACCAGAGTCCGGCATCGCAGGAACCTGCGACAGATCTTCCAGAACAGTCCATCCCGAACCGAGGTCAGCCAGGGAACGATGCTTCACCGAATAGTAGCCGGGGAGCACTGAGAGTGCGACGCCGCGCGCACCTGCTATTGCTCCAAGCAGATGAATATGAAACCGACTGGAGAGCCAGACCTGTGATTGCGAGGCCGGCAGTCCTCGCTGCCAGATTTCGTGGAACGAATAGAACCGTGCACCAGGAAACTCGTGGCGAAGCAGCGCATACACCTGCCGGTCTTGCCCAGGAATCGCCTCGACAAAACCTATGTTATCCGGGGATATGTTCCAAGCCTGCATCGTCGCGAGCGCGACGGCTGCCAATTTACCGATGCCAGCGTCCACAAGGTCGGCCTGCAGACACAGCATGACCTCCGGTACATCCTCCATGCCGCAGAGCGCGGACCGGGGGTCGAGAAAAACGTCATCCACGCCGCCCGCAATCCCCAGAACGGCAGCCGACATTTCGTCGCGGACGTCAACCACGTCGAAGTCCGCCACCAACCCCCGGACCAAGGCGATGCAGTCGGCATCGACCGGCGCCAGCCCTTGCCCGGTCATCACTGCACGGGCACCAGTAAGCCGCGCCGCCGCCGCAACCCCTGCAACCAACCCGAGATGCCTCGGCCACATGGTGTTGATGTAGCCCCCGCCGATCAAATGGAGCACGTCAGCATTTGTGAGCAGGTGGATGCCGAGCCGGTAACGCGGCGCCATCTCGGGGTCGGCCACCGTGTCCTGCAGCCAGGAGGCCACTTGCCAGGGATCGTCAGAGGGAGCCGCTTGACAGAGGCGCCAGAGCGTGTCGGTAAACCGCACTCGGGGATGGAGACCGGCTAGCAGCACGGCTGCCGGACCTGGCGTGTTCGTGTCCACCCAGACATCGGCTTCCGGAGCTATGTTCGCCAGGTAGCGGAGCCAGCCAGCAGCGATAAGTTCGTCACCGAGGTTCGGGTGTCCCGCCGCAGCGACAAGGTAGTACAGCGGCCGTCCCTCCCCGCTTTCCCCATGATCGGCTGAAGCAGTCTCATAAGACATCAAGCTATCCCTCGCTGTTGCCGGCAACATCCGCGCACACAGTGAACCCCGCCGCGCCTGGGGACACGACGGGGCGGGATCCACCGCAGAAACGCTGAGCCGTCAGCTCACTCGTAACAATGGAATTCGAAAATTGCTCCGGGGCCGGCGCCGTTGGTAGCTAGGATATCGACAGCCATTTCAGTCGCTTCCAGGGGCGGATCGAAGACATGGACTGCCCGGGTCTGATGATTATCTGTAACCTCGGCAACGACGCGGTCGTCGGCACGAAGACGGTAGTGGCGCACGCAATGCGGAATCGCTCGTTCATCCTGTTCCACCAACACTGTGAGCATCGGACGGTCGAAATCCGTGTCGAAGCGGAGGTCAACCGATCCAATGCGCTGAGACCCGGCCCAGCTCAAAGTCAGTGTCGGGTCTTCGTCATCAGAAGCACTCAGCCAGGCGTTCGGTTGCGACGTCGGGCGAGCGAAGCCATTGCAGATATTGGCGGCGGAGAACGGCCGGAGGGGAGGGTTCACTGTAACGGCGAGGTTCCGCCCATGCGGCTGCTTCTCGGGGCACCACAGCTCGATGTAAGGACTACCGATCGCCTCATCGAACTTCTGCGTGTGCTCGTGAAAGGCTGCCGTCATGCCAGTCAGCCTGGTCTCGCTCGAGACCACAGCTACATGCTCGTTCTCCATCAAGCAGAAAAAAACGTAGCGATCTTTATCGATCGACGCCTCTATGTCGACCTTGACATGCTGGTCCGCTCCGGCGGCGAGTCGAAGCTCGCACACACCGAGCACCTCGCTCGGCGTATGGTTGTCGACCCGATCGGATATGCGTGCTTCCACTCGCAATGTGGTCTGGGCGTCGACGTTGAGCGTGAACCCCACCTGCGGCAGACGCCCAGCCGGCAACGGCAGCAGCTGAGCGCGAGAAGCGTCGAGCCGCAATGCAGGGCCATCTCCTGGCAGCTCCGACAACACGTATTCACTGGAAGCAGCCACGCGTGCGTATGTCGCCAGGTCCTGCGAGTCTCGCAATGGCACTCCGGGCACATGCTGCCCGGTCTTCAGGAGTTCCCGGCGTAGTTCCCCGATGCGGGGGACGGACAGTAATTCCACTGGCTCCAGGCCATCCCGCGCGCAGAGCGCGGCAGCCATACCGACCGCTTGCCCCCCGTGAGCACAGGTGGCCATGACACGCGTCGCAGCGAACGCGACGTGCGAGGCACTGATCAGCCGCCCGGCCAGGAACAGGTTCGAAACGCTTCGGCTAATCAGGCAGCGGTACGGAATCTGAAAGATCCCTGGAGGGAAGATGAGTTTGGCACCGGGATGTTCACTGAACACGCCATCAGCAGGATGTAAGTCAATCGGGTGACCACCGAACGCTACCGCGTCCTCGTGCTCAACCTGCTCAACGATGTCCTTCTGCCGGAGCATGTAGTGCCCCTCAAACCTACGACTTTCCCGTTTTCCGGGAATGAGACCCACCCATTCCAGAGTCAGATTCTCAGCCTCGGGAAATTTGCCCGAATTTTTCAAGTGGTTCCAAACACCGTAGACTACCTTCCATAGCTCCCATTTGATCTCTTCGGTATCGTGTACTGTGTCGAGACGGCCCCCGTACTCGATCCACCACAGTTGACAACCATTCTCACTGGTACTGAAACTCCGGTGTTGCGATATTGTCGTGACGTCGTCCAGAGCAAAGCTCGGCGCCAAAAATTTGACCGGGCGCCCCACGTCCTTCGTGTAGAAGTAGATGGAGTGGCCCAGCAACGCCCCGTACTCCTCTGAGGGCGCGAAGCCTTCCCCGAATTCGTCAGCCGCCTCGGCCCCCATGCGGAAAGCGGCACCGGCCAAGGTGGCGAGAATACCGTCGCCGGAAGAATCACAGAACAATGGCGCGCTGATCTGATATTGCATCTGATTCTGACTACAGAACGCCTCGACCGAGAGTATCCTCGAGCCCTCCTTATTCACCCCATGAACGATCGTGTTCAGCAGTAGCGTGATATTCGGTTCATCGACGACCTTTTCGAGAAGGATCGTGTCGAATATTACTGGATTACCTTCAGGATTTCGAAAGGTGTTCTCTACAAGTATTTCGTCGATAACACCCCCCTCGCGCGACCATCTGTTATTTCCGTGCCCCAGATAGGTCGCACCACACACGTATAATCGAACTTCGCTACTTGCATTACCCCCCAGCACTGGACGATCTTGGACTAGCACCACCTTCGCGCCCGCGCGCGCCGCAGTTATCGCACAGCAAGTCCCGGCCATTCCACCACCGACGACGACGAGGTCCGCATGTAAGAGCGCAATGGGCACACTCCGGCGGTCTGTGTCGGATACTGTCCGTATCTGGCTCATACCAGGTCATCTCCTGTTCGATGGTGCACACTGTTCAAGTGAACGCGCTAATGCTTCGCGAACCCGCGCTCGCCAGGTACCCGGGTCGCAGACGGGGTGGAATGATCACGAAAGAGGTCTCAGTCGCACACGAGCGTTACATCACCGGCTTAGCCGACGATCGCGCCGCTCACCCGGGCCCGCGAGGGCGCAGCGCCCTGAGACACAGCAATTACAGCCAGCGTCGCGCTAGCATCCGGTTGAATCGTCGTGTCAGTTGTGCGGCCGCTTCCGAAACAACAGATCCAGCGGATCGGGTTCTTCAAGATCACTCGATCGTCGCGGGAGACGGAGTTTGCCGACCTTCGAACGTGTTCGCGGAATGCCAGAACATAATTCCGTCATCTTGGAGGACGCCGCGCAGTAACTCTCGACCGATCCCTGCAAGGACGCTCCAGCTCTGGCGAACAGGTGGAGAACAGCCAGCTCGGCACAGGAACGCACACGCACCGGTCGCACAAACTCTGGTCGCTGCAGCGGCTTCGAAACACCCCCGATCCGTCGTCGGTCCAACACGGCAAACCCCGTCTCGCTGACCTGCGGGCCATCTGTCGCACCTAGCGCGCAGCGCTGCGGTACCCGGTTCGAGTCAGCGACGTCGGACAACGACAGACCCTCGAAGGATGCCGACATGACCATCGGCCGTCGTGTCGTACCGCACCACAGGCGCACAGACTCTTCCGGTGGTCGAGCCAATACGTTCGAACCAGGATGGAACCATCAATCACAAATTCATCACCGCACCACACAGCATCGACGATGCACTGCCCGTACAGAACGAGCCGCAGAATAGTGAAACCTAGATTTCATTGTAGGGATAGAGCGGCCTCTGTCAACCGGCCAGCGACCGCCGCCTGGCTGAAGTCGCCGCCCCTGACCCGGGACACTTCACGCTCGCCGCCGACCCTTCGACCGGCCCCATGCCGCACATCCGGTCCAGCCTGATCTCGGTAGCGCACGAGGGGGAGGCGAGGGACTTTCGCGCCTGAAGTGACTGTGAGTGACGCTGTGAGACGCCCCACCCTGACGACAATAGACGGGGTTAGGTTGTACCTGTCCTGCCGATAATGCTCGTGCTACCCGGCATCAGCATCGTCTACCTGGCGCAGCCCTACCTCAACGCCGGCCTGGCTGCCAGCAGCGTTCAGCGGCTCCAGATCGTGGACATATACTCCTGCATCGTCGCCGGATTCCTCATTCGCACGGGAACGCTGGCCGCACGGATCGAGCGCCGCCGTCTGCTGCACGCCGGGACAGGGACTTTCACGGTGGTCCCCGTACAGGCAGTGTTCTCGACCAGTGCGGAGATGTTGATCGCCTTTCGCGCGATCGCAGGGCGTCGAGGTTCGGGCCCTAACCCGCCGGGTACTCGGCTTGATCAGCAAGATGTTCATCGTTAGGCGCCAGTCGGCAATGGTGGTCGTCGTCTGCACACGGTGTCTCGTGATCGCTGGACCATTACTGCTACCTGAATATCACGATCGTACCTAGCCTCGCGGGACTAGCCCGACCGCCTGGAGACCCTGATAAGCATCAACCAAGCCCTCTGCATGCAAGGCCGCGGCAAACAGCGCTACGAATTGGCCATGCCCGCTACTGAAAACGTGATCTTATCATCGGCGCCAAACGGCACTCCAACGATCGGCACGATTGCTCCACCCGCTATCTACCGCTCGTGCGCCTCGGCGCCGGGCCGCAGGGCCGAACGGAGCCTGCCAGTCACGCTACTGCCATTCTATGGCGAAATCGAGTGCACGAAAATGCATTAGGCGCCCAAAATGCGACGGGCTTAAAATATCAGCGTTGCTGGTATCGGTTCGATCACACGTGCTTGACCTTTGACCTGCCGGACGTTCGTCGAATAGCTTCTTCCCCGCCTACTGCTTGCGCGACCGGTACCCAGCCGGCTGAACTTACCTCCGTGGCATATTCAGAAAATTATTCCTACCATGGGTTATGAAAGTTCTCATTCTCACACACGGGAGCCGAGGAGACGTACAACCTTTTGCGGCCCTCGCCACAGCTTTGCAGGCAGCAGGACATAAGGCGATCGTCGGACTGCCAGCCTCGATGGCTTCCCTAGTCGAACCATACGGGGTCGATCTCATTCGATACAGGGACGTGGCGTCCAAGTTAGTTAACTACCCCGAATTTCAAGAAATGGCAGATAACAATTTCCGCGGACTGCGCGGCAAGAAGACTGCCGTCCAGCTTCGGCCAAAATACAACGACGTCATCGCCGAACTGCTCGAAGATATGGCCGAGACTGCAGCTCAAGGCGCCGATGCGGACCTCGTGGTTCACAACGTCGCACTTGCCGGACATGAGGTCGCCGAACTGCTTGGGATACCGGCTGTGCCAGTCGGGCTCCAACCCTTCTGGGTGCCGACAAAAGCCTTTCCGGAACCTCGGTTTCCTTTCCCGTTGCCACCTCAGCTAAATAAGGCATCCTATTGGTGGGCACGATTTATGCTCGAATACTACGAAGGTTCCTCAGTGCGAAAATGGCGAAAGGAGACACTCCGGCTACCTCGTCGATGGCAGCACCGAGACTATCTTCGCAACCCTAAGGGCGGTCCTGTGACCATGCTGCAGGGCTTCACCCGGTACGTCCTGCCAGAAGGAACGAATTACCCAGGCTGGGTGCACACGACAGGTTTCTGGAACCTCCCAACCACGTCGGAATGGGCTCCCCCTCAAGACTTATCGGACTTTCTCGCCGCCGGGGAACCGCCTGTGTACATAGGATTCGGCAGCAACATCGGCCGAAACGCCGCCCGAACTGGCCACATCGTCGCCGAGGCCGTTCGCTTAGCCAAAGTCCGCGCCGTCGTCGCGACCGGGTGGGGATCGATTCGCCCGGCTGCCGAAAATGAACAGGTGCTTTACGTCGACCAGGTACCCCATGACTGGCTCCTGCCAAAAATGGCAGCAGTCGTTCATCACTGCGGTGGCACGATCAGCGCTGCGGTGGTCGCCGGCCGGCCGCAGGTAGTCTGCCCCTTCGGTTTCAGTGACATGCCGTACTACGCAGACCGCATGCACGTGCTTGGCGTAGCTCCGCCACCGTTGCCTCAGCGTGCCCTCACCGCCGAGAATCTGAGTGAGGCCCTCCGCCAGGCGGTCTCCAGCCGCAGTATGGCCACTCGGGCACACGAGCTAGGCCGCCTGACGCGAGCCGAAGGAGGTGCCGCGGCAGCCGTCGAGATCCTGGAGTCCTTGACCGGAGATTCTCCGACACCACGAGAGTGATAACTGGCCAGGTCAGCGCCGGTACTGCCCGCGAGGGCGGTACCGGCGCTTCTTTGTGGGTGCGCGGCTGCTCGTCATCGACGTTGTGCTCGCCACCTCGGTTTGATAACTTGACGGGAGTTCAATCTACGGTATGAGGATTTCATTGGGAGAAACATGTCAGTGCCCAGAGCAGAGCATCCTCGTCCCCAGTTCGCCCGAAACGACTGGCTGTGCCTCAACGGGAAATGGCAGTTCGAGGTGGACCGTGCAGACTCGGGCTTCGAGCGTGGCCTAGTCGATCGAGAATTAGCCGACGAGATCCTCGTGCCATTCTGCCCGGAATCCACGCTGTCGGGTATCGGCGACGTGGACTTCATGAAGTCAGTATGGTACCGACGCACTGTCCACATACCGGACGAATGGTCTGGCCGGAAGGTGCTGCTGCACTTCCAGGCGGTCGACCACGACACGACGGTCTGGGTGAACGGTTCCGAAATGGCGCGACACCGAGGAGGATGGACGCCGTTCTCGGTGGATTTGAGCAGCGTCGCCAAGGCCGGCGAGCGGGCCACCATCGTAGTGCGTTCACGTGACCCCCACACCGGACCTCAGGCCAGAGGGAAACAGTCAGGCCGTTATGAGAACTATACTGCGTTTTATACTCGAACGACGGGAATTTGGCAGACAGTCTGGCTTGAGCCCGTTGCCGAGAGTCATCTACTCCGTCCACGTATAACACCAGATGTGGCGCGAGGGGTCATTGAAATTGACGTCGGTATCAGGGGAGCCCGCCGCGGGCTGTCAGTACGCGCAAGGTTGTCCGATGCGTCGGGAGAGGTCACGACCGCGCAGCGGCGGGCGGACATCGACTTCGGAACCAAGCTAGAACTGTACGTCCCAAAGGACCGGCGCCGACTCTGGTGCCCCGAGGATCCAGCGCTGTACGATATCTCGCTCCAACTTGTGGACGGTCGGGGGCGCGTCCTCGACGAGGCCCAGAGTTACGGCGGACTGCGTTCGATCGCCATCGACGGCAGAAC
Proteins encoded in this region:
- a CDS encoding acyl-CoA synthetase, with the protein product MAYNIADLLEHAVDAVPDRPAVVCGGRQVTYAELDRRANRLAHHLAASGVGKGDHIGVYSRNSIEMTEVMYAAYKLRAIAINVNYRYVQGELKYLFTNADLVALVHEQRYADKVADVLPDVPKLKHVVVIEDDSGMPFDGVAYETALAQSSDERDFGERSSDDIYMLYTGGTTGYPKGVVWRHEDVWRALGGGIDFVTGEYVPDEWTLAENGKNGALVRLPAAPLIHGAAQWAAFGALFGGGTVVFVPQFDADEIWRQVAEHKVHVLTIVGDAMARPLIEAYHRGGYDASSLVAVSSHAALFSQSVKQEYLRTFPNVVLTDAIGSSESGFTGMGMVAKDADHSAGPRVNFGKDAVLLDDENRVLPREPGVTGRIARSGHVPLGYYRDPEKTEAIFVEADGARYVVPGDYARYEEDGTVTLLGRGSQCVNTGGEKVFPEEVEGALKSHPDVFDALVIGVPDERLGQRVAAIIETRPGQRPDLAAIEAHVRTEIAGYKVPRTIWIAEQIGRLPSGKPDYPWAQRYAAEHQPVQ
- a CDS encoding crotonase/enoyl-CoA hydratase family protein — protein: MAEPHALVEQRGHTLVVTMNRPEARNAITGEMMAIMVEAWDRVDEDPSVRSCVLTGAGGAFCAGADLKSMARHSPADSYEQGTFDPGRIEGLLKGRRLTKPLIAAVEGPAIAGGTEILQGTDIRIAGESAKFGVSEARWGLFPMGGSAVRLPRQIPYTVAAEILLTGRHVTAAEAKEIGLIGHVVPDGTALSKALEIADRIAENGPLAVQAILRTIRDTEGLHEVEAFKLEAQYGLKVFQSADAKEGPRAFAEKRKPRFEGK
- a CDS encoding polysaccharide pyruvyl transferase family protein, encoding MSYETASADHGESGEGRPLYYLVAAAGHPNLGDELIAAGWLRYLANIAPEADVWVDTNTPGPAAVLLAGLHPRVRFTDTLWRLCQAAPSDDPWQVASWLQDTVADPEMAPRYRLGIHLLTNADVLHLIGGGYINTMWPRHLGLVAGVAAAARLTGARAVMTGQGLAPVDADCIALVRGLVADFDVVDVRDEMSAAVLGIAGGVDDVFLDPRSALCGMEDVPEVMLCLQADLVDAGIGKLAAVALATMQAWNISPDNIGFVEAIPGQDRQVYALLRHEFPGARFYSFHEIWQRGLPASQSQVWLSSRFHIHLLGAIAGARGVALSVLPGYYSVKHRSLADLGSGWTVLEDLSQVPAMPDSGGFDTELVEQCHLAKIGIAKRVYEDPRDDFELCQVDGLKNSILTSS
- a CDS encoding FAD-dependent oxidoreductase, translated to MPIALLHADLVVVGGGMAGTCCAITAARAGAKVVLVQDRPVLGGNASSEVRLYVCGATYLGHGNNRWSREGGVIDEILVENTFRNPEGNPVIFDTILLEKVVDEPNITLLLNTIVHGVNKEGSRILSVEAFCSQNQMQYQISAPLFCDSSGDGILATLAGAAFRMGAEAADEFGEGFAPSEEYGALLGHSIYFYTKDVGRPVKFLAPSFALDDVTTISQHRSFSTSENGCQLWWIEYGGRLDTVHDTEEIKWELWKVVYGVWNHLKNSGKFPEAENLTLEWVGLIPGKRESRRFEGHYMLRQKDIVEQVEHEDAVAFGGHPIDLHPADGVFSEHPGAKLIFPPGIFQIPYRCLISRSVSNLFLAGRLISASHVAFAATRVMATCAHGGQAVGMAAALCARDGLEPVELLSVPRIGELRRELLKTGQHVPGVPLRDSQDLATYARVAASSEYVLSELPGDGPALRLDASRAQLLPLPAGRLPQVGFTLNVDAQTTLRVEARISDRVDNHTPSEVLGVCELRLAAGADQHVKVDIEASIDKDRYVFFCLMENEHVAVVSSETRLTGMTAAFHEHTQKFDEAIGSPYIELWCPEKQPHGRNLAVTVNPPLRPFSAANICNGFARPTSQPNAWLSASDDEDPTLTLSWAGSQRIGSVDLRFDTDFDRPMLTVLVEQDERAIPHCVRHYRLRADDRVVAEVTDNHQTRAVHVFDPPLEATEMAVDILATNGAGPGAIFEFHCYE
- a CDS encoding glycosyltransferase, translated to MKVLILTHGSRGDVQPFAALATALQAAGHKAIVGLPASMASLVEPYGVDLIRYRDVASKLVNYPEFQEMADNNFRGLRGKKTAVQLRPKYNDVIAELLEDMAETAAQGADADLVVHNVALAGHEVAELLGIPAVPVGLQPFWVPTKAFPEPRFPFPLPPQLNKASYWWARFMLEYYEGSSVRKWRKETLRLPRRWQHRDYLRNPKGGPVTMLQGFTRYVLPEGTNYPGWVHTTGFWNLPTTSEWAPPQDLSDFLAAGEPPVYIGFGSNIGRNAARTGHIVAEAVRLAKVRAVVATGWGSIRPAAENEQVLYVDQVPHDWLLPKMAAVVHHCGGTISAAVVAGRPQVVCPFGFSDMPYYADRMHVLGVAPPPLPQRALTAENLSEALRQAVSSRSMATRAHELGRLTRAEGGAAAAVEILESLTGDSPTPRE